One Bacteroidota bacterium DNA segment encodes these proteins:
- a CDS encoding four helix bundle protein has product MMALKTYKELEVWKRAMSLVEEIYKLTTLLPKEEQYGLKSQMQRAAVSIPANIAEGYGRTNRKEYLLFLSYARASLMELETHLEIALRVIPLKQDQTSLAISLMEEVGKMLTRLIQSLKAH; this is encoded by the coding sequence ATGATGGCATTAAAAACTTACAAGGAATTGGAAGTATGGAAGCGGGCGATGTCGTTAGTGGAAGAAATTTACAAGTTGACGACGTTGCTTCCCAAAGAGGAGCAATACGGATTGAAGAGCCAGATGCAACGAGCAGCGGTCTCAATTCCGGCGAACATAGCGGAGGGATACGGGCGGACGAATCGGAAGGAATACCTTCTGTTCCTGTCATACGCACGGGCATCGTTAATGGAATTGGAAACACATTTGGAAATAGCGCTGCGGGTTATTCCACTGAAGCAGGATCAAACATCACTGGCAATATCGTTGATGGAAGAAGTGGGAAAGATGCTCACGCGCCTAATACAATCCCTCAAAGCCCACTAA